The Xiphias gladius isolate SHS-SW01 ecotype Sanya breed wild chromosome 9, ASM1685928v1, whole genome shotgun sequence genome window below encodes:
- the grb7 gene encoding growth factor receptor-bound protein 7, translated as MMEVAGPWTEVFESSERKEESGRAETLLESSTLTLAPLVADSPSIRRSQPILITSNRLKGVESFSSSVPSIPNPFPELCSPSKSPVLISSLPPTSSDKHPIKVYGEDSHSRSMWVSPGATAREVCHMLVQTAHCSDQENWALLELHPTLGLERCLEDHEVVLEVQATWSLKGDTRLVFCKNYAKYEFFRKPVLFFPESMISDSADVSKGMTSSELIQNLLRSGTCPEIQGFLHVKEPSRKAWKKVYFFLRRSGLYCSTKGSSKEPRHLQYVADLEDLNVYTVVNSRKLYGAPADFTFCIKPSRNPVRAQDLKILCAENEQTRTCWTSAFRLFKYGKQLQCNYQLSKSAPRSLEGINVTGGKSKSEASLVAMDFSGKAGGRVIQNLKEAQNAEREEGQAWRRREALRCSLPNLNSGARPSSIHKTQPWFHGGVSRREAQRLIEKQGLVDGMFLIRESQQHAQCFVLSLCYQLKTKHYLVIPCEDGGRKYFTMDDGLTLFIDLLQLVEFHQINKGILPVCLKHPCICVAL; from the exons ATGATGGAGGTGGCAGGTCCCTGGACAGAAGTGTTTGAGAGCtcggagaggaaggaggagtcCGGACGAGCGGAGACGCTGCTGGAGAGCTCCACTCTGACTCTGGCTCCTCTGGTAGCCGATTCTCCCTCCATTCGTCGCTCGCAGCCCATCCTGATCACCTCAAACAG GTTGAAAGGAGTAGAGTCGTTCTCTTCCTCGGTCCCGTCCATACCCAACCCCTTTCCAGAGCTGTGCAGCCCCTCCAAGTCTCCAGTGCTCATTAGTTCACTTCCACCGACGTCAAGTGACAAACAT CCGATAAAGGTGTATGGGGAGGACAGCCACAGCAGGTCGATGTGGGTGTCTCCCGGAGCCACAGCCAGAGAGGTGTGTCACATGTTGGTCCAGACGGCTCACTGCAGCGACCAGGAAAACTGGGCCCTCCTCGAACTGCATCCCACCCTCGGCCTGG AGAGGTGTCTGGAGGACCACGAGGTCGTGCTGGAGGTTCAGGCGACCTGGTCGCTCAAGGGTGACACGAGGCTTGTTTTCTGCAAAAACTACGCCAAGTACGAGTTCTTCAGGAAACCAGTG cTCTTCTTCCCAGAGAGCATGATCTCCGACAGCGCGGATGTCAGCAAGGGGATGACATCATCAGAGCTCATTCAG AACCTGCTGAGGTCTGGGACGTGTCCCGAGATCCAGGGGTTCCTGCATGTGAAAGAACCCAGTCGTAAGGCCTGGAAGAAGGTCTACTTCTTCCTCCGACGCTCCGGACTATACTGCTCCACCAAGGGCTCCTCCAAG GAGCCTCGGCACCTGCAGTACGTGGCTGATCTGGAAGATTTGAACGTGTACACGGTGGTGAACAGCCGGAAACTGTACGGAGCACCTGCGGACTTCACCTTCTGTATCAAG CCTTCCAGAAACCCCGTCCGCGCTCAGGACCTGAAGATCCTGTGTGCCGAGAACGAGCAGACACGAACTTGTTGGACATCCGCCTTCAGATTGTTCAAG TATGGGAAGCAGCTTCAGTGTAACTACCAGTTGTCCAAGTCGGCCCCACGGAGCCTGGAAGGAATCAACGTCACGGGCGGCAAA tcAAAGTCGGAGGCCAGCCTGGTGGCCATGGACTTCTCGGGGAAGGCCGGAGGACGGGTCATCCAGAACCTGAAGGAGGCCCAGAAcgcagagagggaggagggacaAGCCTGGAGG AGGAGAGAAGCCCTGAGGTGCAGTCTGCCCAACCTGAACTCTGGTGCGAGGCCTTCCT CCATTCACAAGACCCAGCCGTGGTTTCACGGCGGTGTGTCCAGAAGAGAAGCACAGAGACTGATAGAGAAGCAGGGGCTGGTAGACGG gaTGTTCCTCATTCGTGAGAGTCAGCAGCACGCACAGTGCTTCGTCCTGTCGCTGTGTTACCAGCTGAAGACCAAACACTACCTGGTGATCCCT TGCGAGGACGGAGGCAGGAAGTACTTCACCATGGACGACGGTCTGACCCTCTTCATCGACCTCCTGCAGCTGGTGGAGTTCCACCAGATCAACAAGGGCATCCTACCCGTCTGCCTCAAGCACCCCTGCATCTGCGTAGCGCTATAA